A single window of Bacteroides intestinalis DSM 17393 DNA harbors:
- a CDS encoding beta-galactosidase produces the protein MRNIFWSMTLVVACLFGAATAQAQKQVTANNAIVPGEVWNDTDGNPINAHGGGILYHEGTYYWYGEYKKGKTILPEWATWECYRTDVTGVSCYSSKDLLNWKFEGIVLPAVKDDQGHDLHTSKVLERPKVIYNPKTKKFVMWAHVESADYSKACAGVAVSDSPTGEFTYLGSFRPNNAMSRDQTVFVDDDGRAYHFYSSENNATLYISELTDDYQRPSGRYTRNFVKESREAPAVFKRNGKYYMLSSGCTGWDPNQAELAVADSIMGEWKTIGNPCTGTDADKTFYAQSTYVQKVMGKKDMYIAMFDRWNKKDLENSRYVWLPFSFEGDKITIPWRDKWSFDNFENQGRFEAGKGTFLLNGKPFVVKAAELHYPRIPKPYWDQRIKLCKALGMNTVCLYVFWNSHEPQPGVYDFTEQNDLAEFCRLCQQNDMYVILRPGPYVCAEWEMGGLPWWLLKKKDVRLRESDPYFIERVALFEEAVAKQVKDLTIANGGPIIMVQVENEYGSYGEDKGYVSQIRDIVRANFGNDIALFQCDWASNFTLNGLDDLIWTMNFGTGANVDQQFAKLKQLRPNSPLMCSEFWSGWFDKWGANHETRPAADMIKGIDDMLSRGISFSLYMTHGGTNWGHWAGANSPGFAPDVTSYDYDAPISESGQTTPKYWALREAMAKYMDGEKQAKVPALIKPISIPAFRFTEMAPLFENLPAAKKDENIRTMEEYNQGFGSILYRTTLPELKSPATLTVNDAHDYAQVFVDGKYIGKLDRRNGEKQLVLPACVKGSRLDILVEAMGRINFGRAIKDFKGITKNVELSMDINGYPFVCDLKNWEVFNIEDTYEFYQGMKFQPIESLTDRLGQRIPGVYRAKFQVKKPSDTFLNFETWGKGLVYVNGYALGRIWEIGPQQTLYVPGCWLKKGENEIVVFDIVGPKEAKSEGLSEPLLDQLLVQKPLTHRNEGENLNLSGEKPVFTGSFKPGNGWQEVKFNKPVTGRYVCIEALNSQDGKDLACIAEMYFLDKDGSRLSREPWIVKYADSEDVAHVNRSADKTFDLQESTYWSTEKGSPYPHTIVIDLGASHAVTGFQCLPRMESEVPGSIKDFKIYVKGENFKY, from the coding sequence AGCCCAAAAACAAGTAACCGCCAACAATGCCATCGTACCGGGTGAAGTATGGAACGACACCGACGGTAACCCCATCAATGCACATGGTGGCGGTATCCTCTACCATGAAGGAACGTACTACTGGTACGGTGAGTACAAAAAAGGTAAAACCATCCTGCCCGAATGGGCCACATGGGAGTGTTACCGCACGGATGTAACCGGCGTGAGCTGCTATTCATCCAAAGACCTGCTGAACTGGAAGTTCGAAGGCATTGTGCTTCCCGCAGTAAAGGACGACCAAGGCCACGACCTGCACACCAGCAAGGTACTGGAACGTCCGAAGGTGATTTATAACCCAAAAACCAAGAAATTCGTGATGTGGGCACACGTGGAAAGTGCCGACTACAGCAAAGCCTGCGCCGGAGTAGCCGTCAGTGACTCCCCTACCGGAGAATTCACCTATCTGGGCAGCTTCCGTCCTAACAATGCCATGAGCCGCGACCAAACCGTATTCGTGGATGACGACGGCCGCGCTTATCATTTCTACTCTTCCGAAAACAATGCCACCCTGTACATCAGCGAGTTGACGGACGACTATCAGAGACCGAGCGGACGCTATACCCGTAACTTCGTCAAGGAAAGCCGTGAAGCCCCCGCCGTCTTCAAACGTAACGGAAAATACTACATGCTCTCTTCCGGCTGTACCGGATGGGATCCGAACCAGGCAGAACTGGCTGTAGCTGATTCCATTATGGGTGAATGGAAAACAATAGGCAACCCTTGTACCGGAACAGATGCCGACAAGACTTTCTATGCTCAAAGCACTTACGTGCAGAAAGTTATGGGCAAGAAAGACATGTACATTGCCATGTTCGACCGCTGGAATAAGAAAGACCTGGAAAACTCACGTTATGTATGGCTTCCTTTCTCCTTCGAAGGTGATAAAATCACCATTCCCTGGCGTGACAAATGGAGCTTCGACAATTTCGAAAATCAAGGCCGTTTTGAAGCCGGCAAAGGAACTTTCCTGCTAAACGGCAAACCATTTGTAGTTAAAGCCGCCGAACTGCACTACCCGCGCATCCCGAAACCTTATTGGGACCAACGCATTAAGTTGTGCAAAGCACTGGGTATGAACACTGTCTGCCTCTATGTATTCTGGAACTCTCACGAACCGCAACCCGGCGTATATGACTTTACGGAGCAAAACGACCTGGCTGAATTCTGCCGTCTGTGCCAGCAAAATGATATGTATGTCATCCTCCGCCCCGGACCGTATGTTTGTGCCGAGTGGGAAATGGGTGGTCTGCCGTGGTGGCTGCTTAAGAAAAAGGATGTGCGTCTGCGCGAATCCGATCCTTACTTCATTGAACGTGTAGCTCTGTTCGAAGAAGCCGTTGCCAAGCAAGTGAAAGACCTGACGATTGCCAATGGCGGCCCCATCATCATGGTACAGGTAGAAAACGAATATGGATCTTACGGAGAAGATAAGGGGTATGTATCCCAAATCAGAGACATCGTACGTGCCAACTTCGGAAATGACATCGCTCTGTTCCAATGCGACTGGGCTTCTAACTTCACCCTGAACGGACTCGATGACCTGATCTGGACCATGAACTTCGGTACAGGCGCCAACGTCGACCAGCAATTTGCCAAACTGAAACAGCTTCGTCCCAACAGCCCTCTGATGTGTTCTGAATTTTGGAGCGGTTGGTTCGACAAATGGGGTGCCAACCACGAAACGCGTCCTGCCGCAGATATGATCAAAGGTATCGACGATATGTTATCAAGAGGCATTTCATTCAGCCTGTATATGACACATGGAGGTACGAACTGGGGACACTGGGCAGGCGCCAACTCTCCCGGCTTTGCACCCGATGTGACGTCTTACGATTACGATGCGCCTATCAGTGAATCCGGTCAGACAACTCCTAAGTATTGGGCGTTGAGAGAAGCCATGGCCAAATACATGGATGGTGAGAAACAGGCGAAAGTACCTGCACTGATCAAACCTATCAGCATCCCTGCTTTCAGATTCACAGAAATGGCACCACTGTTCGAGAACCTGCCCGCAGCAAAGAAGGATGAAAACATCCGCACCATGGAAGAATATAACCAAGGCTTCGGAAGCATCCTCTACCGCACTACCCTGCCTGAATTGAAATCACCCGCTACCCTCACAGTAAACGATGCGCACGACTATGCACAGGTATTCGTAGACGGGAAATACATCGGCAAGCTCGACAGAAGAAACGGTGAAAAGCAATTGGTACTCCCCGCCTGCGTCAAAGGCTCCAGACTTGATATTCTGGTAGAAGCCATGGGCCGCATCAACTTCGGACGTGCCATCAAAGACTTCAAAGGAATCACGAAAAACGTAGAACTCTCTATGGACATCAACGGATATCCTTTCGTTTGCGACCTGAAGAACTGGGAAGTTTTCAACATTGAAGATACCTATGAATTCTATCAGGGCATGAAGTTCCAGCCGATAGAGTCATTGACAGACCGCCTCGGACAACGTATTCCGGGTGTTTACCGTGCTAAATTTCAGGTGAAGAAACCGAGCGATACTTTCCTGAACTTCGAAACATGGGGCAAAGGACTGGTTTATGTGAACGGTTATGCATTAGGCCGTATCTGGGAGATCGGTCCTCAGCAAACTCTTTATGTACCGGGATGCTGGTTGAAGAAAGGTGAGAATGAAATCGTAGTTTTCGATATCGTAGGTCCTAAAGAAGCTAAGTCCGAAGGTTTAAGTGAACCGCTCCTTGACCAGCTGCTTGTACAGAAACCCTTGACACACCGCAATGAAGGCGAAAACCTGAACTTGTCAGGTGAAAAGCCTGTATTCACGGGAAGCTTCAAACCGGGTAACGGCTGGCAGGAAGTTAAATTCAACAAACCGGTCACCGGACGCTATGTTTGCATTGAAGCATTAAACTCACAGGATGGAAAAGACCTGGCTTGTATTGCCGAAATGTATTTCTTGGACAAGGATGGTAGCCGTTTGTCCCGCGAGCCTTGGATTGTGAAGTATGCCGACAGCGAAGACGTGGCTCACGTCAACCGCTCTGCCGACAAGACTTTCGACCTTCAGGAATCCACCTATTGGAGCACAGAGAAAGGTAGTCCTTATCCGCATACGATTGTAATCGATCTGGGCGCCAGTCATGCCGTGACTGGTTTCCAATGCTTACCCCGAATGGAAAGCGAAGTACCGGGAAGCATTAAGGATTTCAAGATTTATGTGAAGGGGGAAAACTTCAAATACTAA
- a CDS encoding glycosyl hydrolase 115 family protein, with protein sequence MMRFWFVFMSMFLPVICWGQIIVKETGGMAAFPLVSSHKTVIYYDAGDYGVVEKTACLLAEDIKRVTNKKVPVSSKKVSSEYAVVVGTVGHNAFIDRLVAEGQLDVSAIRGGWEQFVVKTIDDPAKGVKKVLVIAGCDRRGTAYGVFTLSEAIGVSPLYWWADVPTKRKSQLYIENINYVSQAPSVQYRGIFINDEGWGITPWAGKTFDKELGDIGPKTYAKVCELILRMKGNMLAPAMHPSSGAFNKYPENKLVADSYGIIMSSSHCEPLLFNNVTEWDKKTMGEWNYITNKGGINKILDQRVSENAPYENIYTIAMRGIHDAGLVGVPKDKEVSLVEEVIADQRGILKQHVDSPLDSIPQIFVPYKEVLDIYERGLRLPEDIMLVWPDDNFGYIKRLNNKEERNRKGGSGVYYHISYLGEPHDYLWLNTTPPALMFEEMRKAYDTGAKRYWLLNVGDIKPGELGMKTFLDMAWDIDKFNFDNINNHQVDFLVSVFGEKYREDIDDIMNSYYHLGFQHKPEAMGWGYEWNNEHAQERMTDTDFSFANYNEAEGRMQEYDRISDKSEKIWNTLPESYKAAFYELVFYPVKGAALMNKKMLTAQQNRWYARQGRAATNYLADRTKAYHDSIDYYTGKYNSLLNGKWNHMMALAPGWTATYQKMPPVTTIDVPQKAEMRVFLPGQDSPLGKITLNVLPCVNPYTRKESFIELYNMGEQAFTWNAKVSDSWIKLSRQSGTTLLQERIIVSVDWSKVPVGERVTGEIDIISGSNQEKIYLPVFNPAYPTVGELKGWYVEDNGCVSINPGKFHRKVENEDIKMKVIEGLGYENQCIQLGEATKPVQNPRRSRQAAKVEYDFYTFNAGSVMVYTYALPVFPVNSERGTCFGIMIDDGLLKYASNNAKEYSGEWRENVYRNSTINAVTLNIDKPGKHTLKLICSDPGMIIQKVVIDMGGMKRSYLGPETTIVR encoded by the coding sequence ATGATGAGATTTTGGTTTGTATTCATGTCTATGTTTCTTCCGGTAATATGCTGGGGACAGATTATTGTTAAAGAAACCGGGGGCATGGCAGCCTTTCCGTTAGTGTCTTCCCATAAGACAGTGATTTATTATGATGCCGGGGATTATGGTGTAGTAGAAAAAACGGCTTGTCTTTTGGCTGAAGATATAAAGCGGGTGACTAATAAGAAAGTACCTGTTTCTTCGAAAAAGGTTTCGTCGGAGTATGCCGTTGTTGTGGGAACAGTGGGACATAATGCTTTTATTGACCGATTGGTGGCAGAGGGACAATTAGATGTGTCTGCTATTCGTGGTGGTTGGGAACAGTTTGTTGTTAAAACGATAGATGATCCTGCCAAAGGAGTGAAAAAAGTGCTTGTCATTGCCGGATGCGACAGGCGTGGCACAGCCTATGGCGTATTCACACTGTCAGAGGCTATAGGAGTGTCTCCTTTGTACTGGTGGGCCGATGTGCCAACAAAAAGAAAGTCTCAATTATATATTGAGAACATAAACTATGTTTCTCAGGCCCCGTCTGTTCAGTACAGGGGTATCTTTATTAATGATGAAGGTTGGGGAATAACTCCGTGGGCCGGAAAAACGTTTGATAAAGAACTGGGCGACATCGGACCGAAAACTTATGCTAAGGTGTGTGAACTGATTCTCCGGATGAAAGGTAATATGCTGGCACCTGCGATGCATCCTTCTTCGGGTGCTTTCAATAAATATCCTGAAAACAAATTAGTTGCTGATAGTTATGGAATTATAATGAGTTCTTCTCATTGCGAACCGTTACTCTTTAATAATGTAACGGAGTGGGATAAAAAAACAATGGGAGAATGGAATTATATAACTAACAAAGGAGGAATCAATAAGATACTCGACCAACGGGTTTCCGAGAATGCCCCGTATGAGAACATTTATACGATTGCTATGCGTGGTATTCATGACGCCGGACTCGTAGGTGTTCCCAAAGATAAAGAAGTCAGCTTGGTAGAGGAGGTCATTGCTGACCAAAGAGGCATTTTGAAGCAACATGTAGATTCTCCTCTTGACTCTATCCCTCAGATTTTTGTTCCCTATAAAGAAGTGCTTGATATCTATGAAAGAGGGTTGAGGCTTCCGGAAGACATTATGTTGGTTTGGCCGGATGATAATTTCGGTTATATCAAACGATTGAATAATAAGGAGGAAAGAAACCGTAAAGGTGGATCGGGCGTATATTATCATATTTCATATTTAGGCGAGCCGCATGACTATTTGTGGTTGAATACAACTCCTCCGGCATTGATGTTCGAAGAAATGCGCAAGGCTTATGATACCGGAGCAAAACGCTATTGGTTATTGAATGTGGGAGACATCAAACCGGGTGAATTGGGTATGAAAACATTTCTGGATATGGCCTGGGACATTGATAAATTCAATTTTGATAATATAAACAATCATCAGGTGGACTTTTTGGTTTCCGTATTTGGTGAAAAGTATAGAGAAGATATTGACGATATAATGAACAGTTATTATCATTTAGGTTTCCAGCACAAACCGGAGGCAATGGGATGGGGATATGAATGGAATAACGAACATGCTCAGGAAAGAATGACGGATACAGACTTTTCTTTTGCAAATTATAATGAAGCAGAAGGCAGAATGCAAGAGTACGACCGTATTTCTGATAAGAGCGAAAAGATATGGAACACGTTGCCGGAATCTTATAAGGCTGCTTTTTATGAGCTGGTTTTCTATCCTGTGAAGGGAGCAGCGCTTATGAATAAGAAAATGCTGACTGCGCAGCAAAACAGATGGTACGCGCGTCAAGGACGTGCAGCAACCAACTATTTGGCTGATAGAACAAAGGCTTATCATGATAGTATCGATTATTATACCGGTAAGTATAACTCCCTGCTTAATGGTAAATGGAACCATATGATGGCTCTGGCACCCGGATGGACTGCTACTTATCAGAAGATGCCGCCGGTAACGACCATCGATGTACCGCAGAAAGCAGAAATGCGTGTTTTTCTTCCGGGACAGGACTCTCCTTTGGGAAAGATTACATTGAATGTACTTCCTTGCGTAAATCCTTATACCCGGAAAGAATCTTTTATTGAATTGTATAATATGGGAGAACAAGCATTTACGTGGAATGCTAAAGTTTCGGATTCGTGGATCAAACTCAGCAGGCAGAGCGGAACCACTCTTCTGCAAGAACGGATTATTGTATCTGTTGACTGGTCGAAAGTTCCGGTAGGAGAAAGGGTAACGGGTGAAATTGATATTATATCCGGCAGCAATCAGGAAAAGATTTACTTGCCTGTTTTCAATCCTGCTTATCCTACAGTCGGCGAGTTGAAAGGATGGTATGTGGAGGATAATGGTTGTGTATCTATCAATCCGGGAAAATTTCATAGAAAAGTGGAGAATGAAGATATAAAAATGAAAGTAATAGAGGGATTGGGATATGAGAACCAGTGTATACAATTAGGAGAGGCTACAAAACCTGTTCAAAATCCACGTCGTTCCAGACAGGCTGCCAAAGTGGAATATGATTTTTATACTTTTAATGCCGGTTCAGTAATGGTTTATACATATGCATTACCTGTTTTTCCGGTGAATTCGGAACGTGGTACTTGCTTCGGCATAATGATAGATGATGGCTTATTGAAATATGCTTCGAATAATGCAAAAGAATATTCAGGCGAATGGAGGGAAAATGTATACCGCAACAGTACGATAAATGCTGTAACCCTAAACATTGATAAGCCGGGCAAGCATACTTTGAAATTGATATGCTCTGACCCGGGTATGATTATTCAAAAGGTGGTGATAGATATGGGAGGAATGAAGCGCTCTTATCTTGGCCCTGAAACTACAATCGTACGATAA
- a CDS encoding RagB/SusD family nutrient uptake outer membrane protein, with the protein MKIKIYTITLLLSAVLGSCSSSFLDEKPLDFMSATNSFLTQEDIDCSINNLYYLIRREFYSRDENRPMDYLYGTDIVYDGEPNGTERHSNMISAYHSTGNIASVHWSLLYHTISTANTIIDRLPVSEVSEEQKTIAEAKARFFRGFAYRTLTYLYGGVPLLLTEVIEPKFDYVRASKEEVLRQALTDVEFAAAHLPSLSSVQDGEVSNAAAYHLLSELYLATAQYQKAVDAATTVIDDPATGLMYTRFGSRANELPGDVYWDLFRKNNQNRSSGNTEGIWVIQIETDTPGGSGSLTAKDQTYTLERHHAPMVRDVKAHGMNPFSWPIGDYTGGRGIGWAISTRYFSDEIWKDDFYGDMRNANHNFVRKFAVHNKEYAKLYGDTIDTQNPPVGVTVPSRPLYAYQSKCTTPYNHPDGLYSNSKTFALNSGAGATYTDQYMFRLAETYLLRAEAYLALNDKDKATADINVIRDRVHAKPVSASQVTLDYILDERMRELGVEERRRITLMRMGKLYDRVMKCNPYYAKEMEKHYELWPIPYKEIEANRGAVLEQNPGYE; encoded by the coding sequence ATGAAAATAAAAATATATACTATTACCTTGTTGCTTTCAGCAGTGCTGGGTTCGTGCAGCAGTTCTTTTTTGGATGAGAAGCCTTTGGATTTCATGAGTGCAACCAATTCTTTTCTTACCCAAGAAGATATTGATTGTTCAATAAACAATCTCTATTACCTGATAAGAAGAGAATTTTATAGTAGGGATGAAAACCGTCCGATGGATTACCTTTACGGTACGGATATTGTTTATGATGGCGAACCGAATGGTACGGAGCGACATTCCAATATGATTTCAGCTTATCATTCAACCGGTAATATTGCATCGGTACACTGGTCATTACTTTATCATACCATATCAACTGCTAATACTATTATCGATCGTCTGCCTGTTTCTGAAGTATCGGAGGAGCAAAAGACGATTGCCGAAGCCAAAGCCCGTTTCTTTAGAGGATTTGCATACAGGACCTTGACCTATCTGTACGGTGGGGTACCTCTTTTATTGACGGAAGTCATCGAGCCTAAGTTTGATTATGTCAGGGCATCCAAAGAAGAGGTGTTGAGGCAGGCACTTACGGATGTAGAGTTTGCGGCTGCTCATTTACCCAGTTTGTCCAGTGTGCAGGATGGAGAAGTTTCTAATGCGGCTGCATATCATTTGCTTTCAGAACTTTATCTGGCAACAGCTCAATATCAGAAAGCGGTGGATGCTGCTACAACAGTCATCGATGATCCGGCTACCGGATTAATGTACACTCGCTTTGGTTCCAGAGCTAATGAACTTCCGGGAGATGTATATTGGGATTTATTCCGAAAAAATAATCAGAACAGAAGTTCCGGAAACACAGAAGGAATCTGGGTTATTCAGATTGAAACTGACACTCCCGGTGGAAGTGGTTCCTTGACAGCCAAAGACCAGACATACACTTTGGAAAGGCATCATGCTCCGATGGTTCGTGACGTGAAAGCACATGGCATGAATCCTTTTAGCTGGCCGATTGGTGATTATACCGGAGGCCGTGGCATTGGTTGGGCCATTTCGACCCGATATTTCAGTGATGAGATATGGAAAGATGATTTCTATGGAGACATGAGAAACGCAAATCATAATTTTGTGAGAAAGTTTGCAGTTCATAATAAAGAGTATGCCAAACTTTACGGGGACACCATTGACACTCAGAATCCGCCGGTAGGGGTTACGGTTCCATCCCGTCCGCTCTATGCTTATCAATCCAAGTGTACTACTCCGTATAATCATCCGGATGGTTTGTATTCCAATTCCAAAACTTTTGCGCTTAACAGTGGAGCCGGTGCTACATATACGGATCAATATATGTTCAGGCTTGCCGAGACTTACTTGTTGCGTGCTGAGGCTTATCTGGCTTTAAATGATAAGGATAAGGCAACGGCTGATATCAATGTGATTCGCGATAGAGTTCATGCTAAGCCTGTATCGGCATCTCAGGTAACATTGGATTATATATTGGATGAGAGAATGAGAGAGTTAGGCGTAGAAGAAAGACGTAGAATCACGTTGATGAGAATGGGAAAGCTTTACGACCGCGTGATGAAATGCAATCCTTATTATGCCAAGGAGATGGAAAAACATTATGAATTATGGCCAATACCTTATAAGGAAATTGAAGCTAACAGAGGAGCTGTGTTAGAACAGAACCCCGGATATGAATAA
- a CDS encoding SusC/RagA family TonB-linked outer membrane protein, with protein MKHFLIWIFLFFFAMSGLAQNLNIKGQITDTSGESIIGVNVKVKGKDTGTITDIDGNYHLQATPNDILVVSYIGFITQEVPVKNRTVVDIRLIEDVKALDEVVVVGYGTQRKADLTGAVIRADIKTLKRSPNSNVLQSLQGNVPGLNIGQVTNSGGTPSMSIRGTNTLGGNKDVLVILDGIIYTSSLSSINPDDIESVDILKDASSTAVYGAQAANGVVMITTKKGMEGKPKITFSSSYTFSNPTHNYRPMNREEYLDNVRDFYYTEAFLGPDYTTPNPDFDLASKLPDAPLRDENGNVSPYNYNWWDEGTQSGHLFENRFNISGGSKSINYMLSYSNTDQRGFIVNDDFKRNSVRMNLNAEIAPWWKIGIQTFGAFVNQDGAEPGLWNLITQSPLIEPYDENGKIKPYPFNTLDTNPFMGSDIDDYERHNYFFGNISSEIKLPLKGLVYRLNFGNNYRIDNHFQASQYGYNLQGEAYKEHTGYYDYTIDNILAYNATFGEHHIDATLLYGASERKYDYTKALGQGFTRMTLGYNSLEQATTRYVYSDAWREALCYQMARVSYRLMDRYLITGTVRRDGFSGFAANNKYATFPSIALGWIISEESFFKIPWIDYLKLRGGYGISGNQTSRYKSLSTVASEIRYVFGDGGKPVIGQEISALGNNNLKWEKTAGINLGLDFTILGQRLTGSVEYYSTTTKDLLYDVALPDITGFSKIASNLGKIKNKGFEFILTSKNIQTSDFKWTTSLNFSTNSNKIVTLTGEDNDGDGIEDDNISSNLFIGQPISAVYGYVVDGIYQLGDDIPAGFHPGNYRIVDMTGEGEITPEDRVILGKGDPAYRFGIMNTLEYKNFTLSFFINSVQGGKDGYLAANSSSLVRDQNNLRWNRISAWDYWSPRNPDAVYARSISTPKITPTVYEDRSFVRLQDVSLSYAFPKSVTNKVGLSEIDLFFSGKNLLTFTKWHGWDPEAGSTYSGRPVMRSFSFGVSLTY; from the coding sequence ATGAAACATTTTCTTATTTGGATTTTCTTGTTTTTTTTCGCTATGTCCGGTCTTGCGCAAAATTTGAATATCAAAGGGCAAATCACGGATACATCCGGTGAATCGATTATTGGTGTGAATGTAAAGGTGAAAGGTAAGGATACCGGGACTATAACAGATATAGACGGCAACTATCATCTTCAGGCTACTCCGAATGATATTTTGGTCGTTTCTTATATAGGTTTTATTACTCAGGAAGTGCCTGTAAAAAATAGAACGGTTGTTGATATACGTTTAATAGAAGATGTGAAAGCATTGGATGAAGTGGTAGTAGTGGGATATGGAACACAACGTAAGGCTGACTTGACGGGTGCTGTTATACGTGCAGATATTAAAACGTTGAAAAGGTCTCCCAATTCAAATGTGTTGCAATCTTTGCAGGGGAATGTTCCGGGACTTAATATTGGGCAGGTGACCAATTCGGGAGGTACTCCGTCCATGTCTATCCGTGGTACGAATACTTTGGGAGGAAACAAAGATGTTCTGGTCATTCTGGACGGTATCATTTATACAAGCTCGTTATCTTCTATAAATCCTGATGACATTGAATCTGTTGATATCCTGAAAGATGCAAGTTCTACTGCTGTGTATGGTGCACAGGCTGCCAATGGAGTAGTTATGATTACTACTAAAAAAGGTATGGAAGGGAAACCGAAAATCACTTTCTCCAGTAGTTATACGTTTTCCAACCCAACTCACAATTATCGTCCGATGAATCGTGAAGAGTATTTGGATAATGTCAGAGACTTCTATTATACGGAGGCTTTCCTGGGTCCTGATTATACTACCCCTAATCCGGATTTTGATCTCGCGTCTAAATTGCCGGATGCTCCGTTGAGAGATGAAAATGGAAATGTCAGTCCTTATAATTATAACTGGTGGGACGAAGGTACACAAAGCGGACATCTGTTTGAAAACCGTTTTAATATATCCGGTGGCAGTAAATCCATCAATTATATGCTTTCGTATTCCAATACGGATCAACGTGGATTTATCGTGAATGATGATTTTAAGAGAAACAGCGTTCGTATGAATCTGAATGCGGAAATAGCTCCCTGGTGGAAAATAGGAATTCAGACTTTTGGTGCATTTGTGAATCAGGATGGTGCGGAGCCGGGTTTGTGGAATCTGATAACCCAATCTCCATTGATTGAACCTTATGACGAAAATGGCAAAATAAAGCCATATCCTTTTAATACATTGGATACCAATCCTTTTATGGGATCGGATATTGATGATTACGAACGTCATAATTACTTTTTCGGTAATATATCATCCGAAATAAAATTGCCTCTTAAAGGGTTAGTGTATCGGTTGAATTTTGGTAATAACTATAGGATAGATAATCATTTTCAGGCCAGCCAGTATGGATACAATCTGCAAGGAGAGGCTTATAAAGAGCATACCGGTTACTATGATTATACTATAGATAATATTCTGGCTTACAATGCCACATTTGGTGAACATCATATTGATGCCACATTATTATATGGAGCTTCAGAGCGTAAGTACGATTATACAAAGGCTTTGGGACAAGGATTTACACGCATGACATTGGGCTATAATAGTCTGGAACAGGCAACCACCCGCTATGTATATTCGGATGCCTGGAGAGAAGCCCTTTGTTATCAGATGGCCAGAGTCAGCTATCGTTTGATGGACCGGTATTTGATAACGGGTACAGTGCGTAGAGATGGTTTTTCGGGATTTGCGGCTAATAATAAATATGCCACTTTTCCTTCCATAGCTTTAGGGTGGATTATCTCAGAAGAGTCTTTCTTTAAAATACCCTGGATTGATTATCTGAAACTGCGTGGGGGATATGGTATTAGCGGAAATCAAACCAGCAGATACAAATCTTTGTCCACAGTTGCTTCTGAGATCAGGTATGTTTTTGGTGATGGTGGAAAGCCTGTAATCGGACAGGAAATCTCAGCTTTGGGAAATAATAATCTGAAATGGGAAAAAACAGCAGGGATAAACTTGGGGCTTGATTTCACAATTCTGGGTCAGAGACTCACCGGTTCCGTTGAATATTATTCGACAACTACGAAAGACTTGTTGTATGATGTGGCTTTGCCCGATATTACGGGATTTTCAAAGATTGCTTCTAATCTTGGAAAAATCAAAAACAAGGGTTTCGAATTTATTCTCACTTCGAAGAATATACAGACTTCTGATTTTAAATGGACTACTTCACTCAATTTCTCGACAAACTCCAATAAGATCGTAACTTTGACAGGAGAAGATAATGACGGAGATGGCATAGAGGATGATAACATATCCAGTAATCTGTTTATAGGCCAGCCCATTTCTGCGGTATATGGGTATGTGGTAGATGGTATTTATCAGTTGGGTGATGATATACCTGCCGGTTTCCATCCGGGCAATTATCGTATTGTAGATATGACCGGAGAGGGAGAAATAACCCCTGAAGACCGTGTCATTTTAGGGAAAGGAGATCCGGCTTACCGATTTGGTATTATGAATACGTTGGAGTATAAGAACTTCACACTTAGTTTCTTTATCAATTCTGTTCAAGGAGGAAAGGATGGGTATCTGGCGGCAAACTCTTCTTCGTTAGTCAGAGATCAGAATAATCTGCGCTGGAATCGTATAAGTGCATGGGATTACTGGTCACCGCGTAATCCGGATGCAGTCTATGCACGCTCCATTAGTACCCCGAAAATAACTCCTACGGTATATGAAGACCGCAGCTTTGTACGTTTGCAGGATGTTTCATTGTCTTATGCCTTTCCAAAGTCTGTTACGAACAAGGTTGGTTTGAGTGAAATTGATCTGTTTTTCAGTGGGAAAAACCTGCTGACTTTTACAAAATGGCATGGTTGGGACCCGGAAGCCGGAAGTACTTATTCGGGCAGACCGGTAATGAGAAGTTTTTCTTTTGGTGTTAGTCTTACTTATTAA